A stretch of the Halorussus lipolyticus genome encodes the following:
- the hemE gene encoding uroporphyrinogen decarboxylase: MSDLLVRAARGERTERPPVWLMRQAGRYIPEYRDIREDYTFKEAISTPEIAERITLLPWEIFEPDGLVMFSDILTVLEPLGLDYHIESGTGPVIENPVTRPSEVPEGHSDVREELDYVGALLERLQANIGDQTSIIGFAGGPFTLSAYAVAGQPAGKKQKPIRRFRVEYPEAFRTLLERFADVVVEYVEYQVEAGADLIQLFDTYAGLLTPDDYREFVQPLHQRIFDAVDVPTVVFARNPGGKLDLLAESGADVVSLDWTVDMADAREELGDTPVQGNLDPSYLLGDDEFVRERTESVIEKAGPEGHILNLGHGIDRETPVENAKAFVETAKEWSWE; encoded by the coding sequence ATGAGCGACCTGCTAGTCCGCGCGGCCCGAGGAGAACGCACGGAACGACCCCCTGTCTGGCTGATGCGCCAAGCGGGGCGGTACATCCCCGAGTACCGGGACATCCGAGAGGACTACACGTTCAAGGAGGCCATCTCGACGCCCGAAATCGCCGAGCGCATCACCCTCCTGCCGTGGGAGATTTTCGAACCCGACGGACTGGTGATGTTCTCGGACATCCTGACCGTGCTGGAACCCCTCGGACTGGACTATCACATCGAGAGCGGGACCGGCCCGGTCATCGAGAACCCCGTCACGCGGCCCTCCGAGGTCCCCGAGGGACATAGCGACGTGCGCGAGGAACTGGATTACGTCGGCGCGCTCCTCGAACGCCTCCAAGCGAACATCGGCGACCAGACCAGCATCATCGGGTTCGCTGGCGGGCCGTTCACCCTGTCAGCCTACGCCGTCGCCGGCCAACCGGCGGGCAAGAAACAGAAGCCAATCCGGCGCTTCCGGGTGGAGTACCCCGAGGCCTTCCGGACCCTGCTCGAACGCTTCGCCGACGTGGTGGTCGAGTACGTCGAGTATCAGGTCGAGGCGGGCGCGGACCTGATTCAGTTGTTCGACACCTACGCCGGCCTGCTGACGCCCGACGACTACCGCGAGTTCGTCCAACCGCTCCACCAGCGCATCTTCGACGCAGTGGACGTTCCCACCGTCGTCTTCGCCCGCAACCCCGGCGGCAAGTTGGACCTGCTGGCCGAGTCAGGCGCTGACGTGGTGAGTCTCGACTGGACCGTGGACATGGCCGACGCCCGCGAGGAGCTAGGCGACACCCCCGTACAGGGGAACTTGGACCCGAGCTATCTCCTCGGAGACGACGAGTTCGTCCGCGAGCGGACCGAATCGGTCATCGAGAAGGCCGGACCCGAGGGTCACATCCTGAATCTGGGCCACGGAATCGACCGCGAGACCCCCGTCGAGAACGCCAAGGCGTTCGTGGAGA
- a CDS encoding HNH endonuclease — protein sequence MTWKDDVYVELLRYTEANETKQFTLPEFYRHAEDRLAAKHPQNNNVQAKIRQILQQLRDGGQLEFVDDSGTYRLVELDEEFMAEYGVTEYDVTEYGVTQRTVETTRYPMPQSVRIEALQRYDKTCLLTDVDLPELLDAAHVVARSERPSEVRNPENVFVVNKLYHEAFDRGLFTIDTDYRLRVKPTLSTESELLHGSLMVADGERVEFPEPASLDTDLLAERNAELAWA from the coding sequence ATGACGTGGAAAGACGACGTGTACGTCGAACTGCTTCGGTACACCGAAGCCAACGAGACGAAACAGTTCACGCTCCCGGAGTTCTACCGACACGCCGAGGACCGACTCGCGGCTAAGCATCCCCAAAACAACAACGTGCAGGCGAAGATTCGCCAGATTCTCCAACAGCTTCGAGACGGCGGCCAACTGGAGTTTGTGGACGATAGCGGAACCTACCGACTCGTCGAACTTGACGAGGAGTTCATGGCCGAGTACGGCGTCACGGAATACGACGTGACCGAGTACGGTGTGACCCAACGGACCGTCGAGACGACGAGGTATCCGATGCCACAGTCCGTCCGCATCGAGGCCCTCCAGCGGTACGACAAGACCTGCCTGCTGACCGACGTAGACCTGCCGGAACTGCTGGATGCCGCGCACGTAGTGGCGCGGTCCGAGCGCCCCTCGGAGGTCCGGAATCCCGAGAACGTCTTCGTCGTGAACAAGTTGTACCACGAGGCGTTCGACCGGGGCCTGTTCACTATCGACACCGACTACCGCCTCCGGGTGAAGCCGACGCTCTCCACCGAAAGCGAATTGCTACACGGTTCGCTGATGGTCGCCGACGGGGAGCGAGTCGAGTTTCCCGAACCGGCGTCGCTCGACACCGACCTCCTCGCGGAGCGGAACGCCGAACTGGCGTGGGCGTGA
- a CDS encoding erythromycin esterase family protein codes for MTGDDVAAALADYAVPVSAGQATPAEEDAPSSEPAADLLADAAVVGLGEATHGTRECFRAKHRLIRSLVERHGFRTVAFEAGVAAMLPADGYVRGGDDGTGECADAGIAGWRAESPDEALAKLDKWMWQTDEVRDLLSWLRSFNEGRPPGDRVRVRGIDLGDPAEPASRLQSYLAAVDPAYAAEADELVSLVDFDASEDDAASDRRLDEATDAARSLADRLDQRRESYVEERSSDEWGVARHLCRVVEHTCEWHRVRHEHEGPHPAGMAERDRLMAGNAACWKSHDPGEGVVIWAHNSHVQRGTFDDGQVWTDAETMGEELALRFGDRYRPVGFDFARGSFRAIPAGSSGGSDPRVFSVDDPLDASATARLDALDAESVLLDVSSAADDPRLEDWFDRPRRLRWVGTVYDPDADPAAHYMRTDLPASFDALIFLGKSTPTRPLDCA; via the coding sequence ATGACTGGCGACGACGTTGCGGCGGCGCTGGCGGACTACGCCGTCCCGGTTTCCGCGGGGCAGGCGACGCCTGCCGAGGAGGACGCTCCCAGCTCGGAACCCGCGGCCGACCTCCTCGCGGACGCCGCCGTCGTGGGTCTCGGCGAGGCGACCCACGGGACCCGCGAGTGCTTCCGAGCGAAACACCGCCTGATACGCTCGCTGGTCGAACGCCACGGGTTCCGGACGGTCGCGTTCGAGGCCGGCGTCGCGGCGATGCTCCCGGCCGACGGGTACGTCAGGGGCGGTGACGACGGCACCGGCGAGTGCGCCGACGCCGGCATCGCCGGGTGGCGTGCGGAAAGCCCCGATGAGGCCCTCGCTAAGTTGGACAAGTGGATGTGGCAGACCGACGAGGTCCGGGACCTCCTCTCGTGGCTTCGGTCGTTCAACGAGGGTCGGCCGCCCGGCGACAGGGTTCGGGTCCGGGGCATCGACCTCGGCGACCCGGCGGAACCGGCGTCCCGGTTGCAATCGTATCTCGCGGCCGTGGACCCGGCCTACGCCGCCGAGGCCGACGAACTGGTCTCGCTGGTCGATTTCGACGCTTCCGAAGACGACGCCGCCAGCGACCGACGATTGGACGAGGCCACCGACGCCGCCCGGTCCCTCGCGGACCGCCTCGACCAGCGCCGGGAGTCCTACGTCGAGGAGCGTTCGAGCGACGAGTGGGGGGTCGCCCGCCACCTCTGTCGCGTGGTCGAACATACCTGCGAGTGGCATCGAGTCCGCCACGAACACGAGGGGCCGCATCCCGCGGGGATGGCCGAGCGCGACCGCCTGATGGCCGGAAACGCGGCCTGCTGGAAATCGCACGACCCCGGTGAGGGCGTGGTAATTTGGGCGCACAACAGCCACGTCCAGCGAGGGACCTTCGACGACGGGCAGGTCTGGACCGACGCCGAGACGATGGGCGAGGAGCTAGCCCTGCGGTTCGGCGACCGCTACCGGCCGGTCGGCTTCGACTTCGCCCGTGGGTCCTTCCGGGCGATTCCGGCCGGGTCGTCCGGCGGGTCCGACCCGCGGGTGTTCTCCGTGGACGACCCGCTCGACGCCAGCGCGACCGCTCGCTTGGACGCGCTGGATGCTGAGTCCGTCCTCCTCGACGTTTCGAGCGCGGCGGACGACCCGCGCCTCGAAGACTGGTTCGACCGGCCGCGTCGTCTGCGGTGGGTCGGCACCGTCTACGACCCCGACGCCGACCCGGCGGCCCACTACATGCGGACCGACCTTCCGGCCTCGTTCGACGCGCTCATCTTCCTCGGGAAATCGACGCCGACGCGGCCGCTCGACTGCGCCTGA
- a CDS encoding zf-TFIIB domain-containing protein, whose protein sequence is MAHGRELDCLECGTELSQRREHGVTIDYCEDCGGVWLDPGELEALTGGKKHHKKHHDIDVDDVFEEDDEYDEYEDEQEEESGILGTIADALGGGEEEEGWGEDEEFEEEEDWGGEAEFEEDF, encoded by the coding sequence ATGGCCCACGGACGCGAACTCGACTGTCTCGAATGTGGCACCGAGCTATCACAACGACGGGAACACGGCGTGACGATAGATTATTGCGAGGACTGCGGGGGCGTGTGGCTCGACCCCGGCGAGTTGGAGGCGCTGACCGGCGGAAAGAAACACCACAAAAAGCACCACGACATCGACGTAGACGACGTGTTCGAGGAGGACGACGAGTACGACGAGTACGAGGACGAACAGGAAGAGGAGAGCGGAATCCTCGGAACGATTGCGGACGCACTAGGTGGCGGCGAAGAAGAAGAAGGGTGGGGCGAAGACGAGGAGTTCGAGGAGGAAGAAGACTGGGGCGGGGAAGCGGAGTTCGAGGAGGACTTCTAG
- a CDS encoding AI-2E family transporter, whose protein sequence is MNWNEFIDYDRNRIAWWLYLVALALGVVYVGYSFVGMFVLGVFLYYASRPICDRIGAHIDSDGIAAGLTLAGIVVPILGIVAYVLLVGLRDAASLSGIPGSGLLAPLLNVDSLTTSQQSLIQTLIENPSEVGTLSTERIRQVGQAALSALGALIGTVVLLSLSFGLAFFLLRDDDHIAGWFRDEIADEGSVGYAYAYAVDDELETVFFGNMLFVAVMAVLAAVVYYGFNFLAPPALTIPFAILLALLTGVASLVPLVVGKVVYVPVVAYLAWISAGQGGPAMIYPIGLLVVSFLVLDILPQTFLQPYISGNDIHMGIMMFAYLLGPMLFGWYGFFLLPLFFVLVIQAVRIVVTDLIHGAELSPSVDAAPSLGERELGEMGDEETDDSDSASASS, encoded by the coding sequence GTGAACTGGAACGAATTCATCGACTACGACCGGAATCGAATCGCGTGGTGGCTCTACCTCGTCGCGCTAGCCCTCGGCGTGGTGTACGTCGGCTACTCGTTCGTCGGGATGTTCGTGCTGGGCGTGTTCCTCTACTACGCCTCGCGGCCCATCTGCGACCGCATCGGCGCGCACATCGACAGCGACGGGATTGCGGCCGGACTGACGCTCGCGGGCATCGTCGTCCCGATACTGGGCATCGTCGCCTACGTCCTGCTGGTGGGACTCCGGGACGCCGCCTCGCTCTCGGGGATACCGGGGAGCGGTCTCCTCGCGCCGCTTTTGAACGTCGATAGCCTGACCACCAGCCAGCAGAGCCTCATTCAGACCCTCATCGAGAATCCCTCGGAAGTCGGGACGCTGAGTACCGAACGGATTCGACAGGTCGGGCAGGCCGCGCTGTCGGCGCTCGGCGCGCTTATCGGCACCGTGGTTCTGCTGTCGCTGTCGTTCGGACTGGCGTTCTTCCTCCTGCGGGACGACGACCACATCGCTGGCTGGTTCCGCGACGAAATCGCCGACGAGGGGTCGGTCGGCTACGCCTACGCCTACGCCGTGGACGACGAACTGGAAACGGTGTTCTTCGGTAACATGCTGTTCGTCGCCGTGATGGCCGTCCTCGCCGCAGTCGTCTACTACGGCTTCAACTTCCTCGCGCCGCCCGCGCTGACCATTCCCTTCGCCATCCTGCTGGCCCTGCTGACCGGCGTGGCGAGTCTCGTCCCGCTGGTCGTCGGCAAGGTGGTCTACGTTCCGGTCGTGGCGTATCTGGCGTGGATTTCGGCGGGACAGGGCGGCCCGGCGATGATTTACCCCATCGGCCTGCTGGTAGTGTCGTTCCTCGTCCTCGACATCCTGCCCCAGACCTTCCTCCAGCCCTACATCTCGGGTAACGACATCCACATGGGCATCATGATGTTCGCGTACCTCCTCGGCCCGATGCTGTTCGGGTGGTACGGGTTCTTCCTCCTCCCGCTGTTTTTCGTGCTGGTGATTCAGGCGGTCCGCATCGTCGTGACCGACCTGATTCACGGCGCGGAACTCTCTCCGAGCGTGGACGCCGCGCCCTCGCTCGGCGAGCGAGAACTGGGCGAGATGGGCGACGAGGAGACCGACGACTCCGATTCGGCGTCCGCGTCGTCGTGA
- a CDS encoding AsnC family transcriptional regulator: MRELDETDLEILQLLVADARRPYNEIADAVDLSPPTVSDRIERLKDLGVVRRFTVDLDRSLLADGVAVLVDLHVEPGRLSEIREGVEAIEGVEHVFVTADGHVIFHARLRGGAVEPLLADALDTEAVREYDVKLLEDSTWHPEPRGVEFALECDECGNSVTSEGESLRIDGELYQFCCTSCQSQFEEQYEELKEAA, translated from the coding sequence ATGCGAGAACTCGACGAAACCGACCTCGAAATCCTCCAACTGCTCGTGGCCGACGCCCGCCGCCCGTACAACGAAATCGCAGACGCCGTGGACCTCTCGCCGCCGACGGTTTCCGACCGCATCGAGCGCCTGAAGGACCTCGGCGTCGTCCGGCGATTCACCGTCGATTTGGACCGGTCGCTCCTCGCCGACGGGGTTGCGGTCCTCGTTGACCTCCACGTCGAACCCGGCCGCCTCTCGGAAATCCGAGAGGGCGTCGAAGCAATCGAGGGCGTCGAACACGTCTTCGTCACCGCCGACGGCCACGTCATCTTCCACGCCCGACTCCGTGGCGGCGCGGTCGAACCCCTGCTGGCCGACGCCCTCGACACCGAGGCGGTCCGGGAGTACGACGTGAAACTCCTCGAAGACTCGACGTGGCACCCCGAACCCCGCGGCGTCGAGTTCGCGCTGGAGTGCGACGAGTGCGGCAACTCCGTCACCAGCGAGGGCGAATCCCTCCGCATCGACGGCGAACTCTACCAGTTCTGCTGTACCTCGTGTCAGTCGCAGTTCGAGGAGCAGTACGAGGAACTGAAGGAAGCGGCCTGA